The following proteins come from a genomic window of Campylobacter coli 76339:
- a CDS encoding L-asparaginase — protein sequence MAEAKPKIAILATGGTIAGSIDSAVATTGYTAGVVGVDVLIKAVPQIQDLADISGEQVANIDSSNMRDEIWLKLAKKINKLFDEGVDGIVITHGTDTMEETAYFLNLTVKSDKPVVLVGAMRPSTAISADGPKNLYNAVALAADKEAKNKGVMVAMNDKILSARGVSKTHSLNVDAFSSPDFGDLGYIVDGKVFFYNNISKAHTKNTPFDVSKLTSLPKVDILYTYSNDGSGIAAKALFDNGTKGIVVAGSGAGSIHEDQKNVLKELIKQGLDVVVSSRIAAGRVAVSDADKKLGFISAEDLNPQKARVLLMLALTKTNDSKKIQEYFLKY from the coding sequence ATGGCAGAAGCCAAACCAAAAATTGCTATTTTAGCAACAGGTGGAACTATAGCAGGTTCTATTGATAGTGCTGTGGCTACAACAGGCTATACAGCAGGGGTTGTGGGTGTAGATGTTTTAATCAAAGCAGTTCCGCAAATTCAAGATTTGGCTGATATCAGCGGGGAACAAGTAGCAAATATTGACAGTTCCAATATGCGTGATGAAATTTGGTTAAAGCTTGCTAAAAAAATCAATAAGCTTTTTGATGAGGGTGTAGATGGTATAGTTATCACTCACGGTACTGATACCATGGAAGAAACCGCTTATTTTCTAAATTTAACAGTTAAAAGTGATAAGCCTGTGGTTTTAGTTGGCGCTATGCGTCCATCAACTGCTATAAGCGCAGATGGCCCAAAAAATCTTTACAATGCTGTAGCATTAGCTGCTGATAAAGAAGCTAAAAACAAAGGCGTTATGGTAGCCATGAACGATAAAATTTTAAGTGCTAGGGGTGTGTCAAAAACCCATAGTTTAAATGTTGATGCTTTTTCTTCTCCTGATTTTGGAGATTTGGGTTATATAGTAGATGGAAAAGTTTTCTTCTACAATAACATAAGTAAAGCACACACAAAAAATACTCCTTTTGATGTAAGCAAACTCACAAGCTTGCCAAAGGTAGATATACTTTATACTTACTCAAACGATGGTAGTGGTATCGCTGCGAAAGCTTTGTTTGACAATGGAACCAAGGGTATTGTTGTAGCAGGAAGTGGCGCAGGAAGTATACATGAAGATCAAAAAAATGTTTTAAAAGAACTCATTAAACAAGGACTTGATGTTGTTGTAAGTTCAAGGATTGCAGCAGGACGCGTTGCGGTAAGTGATGCGGATAAGAAATTAGGCTTTATCAGTGCTGAAGATTTAAATCCACAAAAAGCTAGAGTTCTTTTGATGCTAGCTCTTACAAAAACAAATGATTCTAAAAAAATTCAGGAGTATTTCTTAAAATATTAA